One window of Bacillus sp. THAF10 genomic DNA carries:
- a CDS encoding S8 family peptidase, with amino-acid sequence MQKEKLVHLIPYRLDNQLFETHQIPEGIELIQAPSLWQQGYKGKDMVIAVIDTGCDTKHPDLHGRILEGKNFTDDDNGAEDNITDYNGHGTHVAGTIAAINPASGVVGVAPEAKLIILKALGGKNGSGEYEWIVNAINYAVSKNVDIISMSLGGPLDVSELHDAIKAAVNQNILVVCAAGNEGDGNHHTDEFSYPAAYTEVISVGSISLQRKSSYFTNSNNEIDLVAPGERIISTIPDGRYAVYSGTSMSAPHVAGALALIKSVTEKEFSRVLSEPELYAQLIKRTIPLGYPKSLEGNGLVYLTAPDLLADYLRQKNIAESIGV; translated from the coding sequence ATGCAAAAAGAAAAGCTAGTTCATTTAATTCCCTACAGATTGGACAACCAATTATTTGAAACTCATCAAATTCCAGAAGGCATTGAGTTAATCCAAGCACCTTCCCTTTGGCAGCAAGGCTACAAAGGAAAGGACATGGTCATTGCTGTTATAGATACTGGTTGTGATACCAAACATCCAGATCTCCATGGAAGAATTTTAGAAGGCAAGAACTTCACAGATGATGATAATGGAGCCGAGGACAACATCACAGATTATAATGGTCATGGTACGCACGTTGCCGGAACAATCGCAGCAATCAATCCAGCATCCGGAGTCGTAGGTGTAGCCCCTGAAGCAAAGCTAATAATTTTAAAAGCGTTAGGTGGAAAAAATGGCTCTGGAGAATACGAATGGATTGTAAATGCTATAAATTACGCCGTTTCTAAGAATGTCGACATTATTTCTATGTCCCTTGGTGGACCTCTTGATGTTAGCGAGCTTCATGATGCAATAAAAGCTGCCGTAAACCAAAACATTCTTGTTGTATGTGCTGCGGGCAATGAAGGAGACGGAAATCATCATACAGATGAATTTTCCTATCCAGCCGCTTACACAGAAGTCATATCCGTTGGGTCAATTAGTCTTCAACGAAAATCCTCTTATTTTACCAACTCTAATAATGAAATTGACCTTGTAGCACCAGGTGAACGAATTATTTCAACGATTCCAGATGGCCGATATGCCGTTTATAGTGGAACATCTATGTCCGCTCCACATGTAGCTGGGGCACTCGCCTTAATTAAATCCGTCACAGAAAAAGAATTCTCAAGAGTTTTATCAGAGCCAGAGCTTTATGCACAGCTCATAAAAAGAACCATACCACTTGGATATCCAAAATCACTGGAGGGCAATGGCCTTGTTTATTTAACCGCTCCAGATCTCCTTGCAGATTATTTAAGGCAAAAAAATATTGCCGAATCAATAGGTGTTTAA
- a CDS encoding multicopper oxidase family protein, whose amino-acid sequence MPKIIKKDRAERLPKYIDALPIPPVLKPIKKGSDFTYYEVSMKECQVSIHSELPNTTVWGYEGMFPGPTIQVESGERVYIKWKNDLPSKHLLPVDFTVHGAHHDVPEVRTVVHVHGAVVEAESDGYPDAWFTNGFQVVGKKFVKEIYQYDNYMNACTLWYHDHAIGITRLNIYAGLAGIFIVTNKQEQELNLPSGKYDVPLLLQDRTFHKDGSLYYPTQPENPVPELETSVVPEFFGDTIVVNGKAWPYMEVEPRKYRFRIVNGSNSRFYTLKLNRGQLMYQIGTDRGLLEHPIGIKEITLAPAERADMIIDFTNLEGYEVFMTNDAPAPFPEGDLANEVYEVMKFKVTKRLHFIDTNVIPSYLEEIPKLLVSQAIKYRHLTLDHLLDKYGREIMLLDNKNWDAPISEKPRLGTIEIWYLINLTPDTHPIHIHLIDFQILDRREFNVDKFNKDRVVEYLGPSMPPEPQEQGRKDTVRANPSEVTRIIMRFGPYTGLYVWHCHMLEHEDYEMMRPYIVIQ is encoded by the coding sequence GTGCCAAAAATCATAAAAAAAGACCGAGCGGAGCGTTTACCAAAATATATTGATGCACTTCCTATTCCACCTGTTTTAAAGCCTATCAAGAAGGGTTCAGATTTCACTTATTATGAGGTTTCAATGAAAGAATGCCAAGTTTCCATTCACAGTGAACTTCCCAACACTACAGTCTGGGGATATGAAGGAATGTTTCCTGGGCCAACTATACAAGTAGAAAGTGGAGAAAGGGTGTATATTAAGTGGAAAAATGACTTGCCAAGCAAGCATTTATTGCCTGTTGATTTTACGGTACATGGAGCGCATCATGACGTACCGGAAGTCAGAACGGTAGTACATGTACATGGAGCCGTGGTGGAGGCAGAAAGTGACGGATATCCCGATGCTTGGTTTACGAATGGATTTCAAGTAGTTGGAAAGAAGTTTGTAAAGGAAATCTATCAATATGATAATTACATGAATGCTTGCACTCTCTGGTATCACGATCATGCTATCGGAATTACAAGACTTAATATCTATGCTGGCTTAGCGGGGATATTTATTGTTACAAATAAACAAGAGCAAGAGTTGAATTTGCCTTCAGGTAAATATGACGTACCGTTATTATTACAGGATAGAACCTTTCATAAAGATGGTTCTTTATATTATCCAACTCAACCAGAAAACCCAGTGCCAGAGCTTGAAACATCGGTGGTTCCGGAATTTTTCGGCGATACGATTGTGGTAAATGGGAAGGCGTGGCCTTACATGGAGGTAGAACCTCGAAAGTATCGCTTTCGAATCGTAAATGGTTCAAACAGCAGATTTTATACGCTCAAGTTAAACAGAGGGCAACTTATGTATCAAATTGGAACAGATAGAGGTCTGTTGGAACACCCAATAGGCATTAAGGAAATTACGCTCGCCCCTGCAGAAAGGGCAGATATGATCATAGATTTTACAAATCTAGAAGGATATGAGGTATTTATGACGAATGATGCTCCTGCCCCATTTCCAGAAGGTGATCTGGCAAACGAAGTGTATGAGGTAATGAAATTTAAAGTAACAAAACGATTACATTTCATTGATACAAATGTAATTCCTTCCTATTTAGAGGAGATTCCAAAGCTTTTAGTATCTCAAGCAATTAAATATCGCCATTTAACTTTAGATCACCTGCTAGATAAATACGGAAGAGAAATCATGCTGTTAGATAATAAAAACTGGGATGCCCCCATATCGGAAAAACCAAGACTCGGAACAATAGAAATTTGGTACCTTATTAACCTAACACCAGATACCCATCCCATTCACATTCATTTAATTGATTTTCAAATTTTAGATCGCAGGGAATTCAACGTGGATAAGTTTAACAAGGATAGAGTTGTGGAATATTTAGGACCGAGCATGCCACCAGAACCGCAAGAACAGGGCAGAAAGGATACGGTTCGCGCAAATCCCAGTGAAGTCACAAGAATCATCATGCGTTTTGGCCCATACACAGGACTTTATGTGTGGCATTGTCATATGCTAGAGCATGAGGACTATGAAATGATGAGACCTTATATAGTCATTCAATAA
- a CDS encoding DUF3817 domain-containing protein, translating to MTKSAMDRFRMIGLVEGGSLLVLLFIAMPLKYGFDIPMAVSIVGALHGFLFIAYILFVGYITLKIRWSFKWATCAVIVAFIPFGNMVFDNYLKKTSYVN from the coding sequence ATGACAAAATCCGCAATGGACCGTTTTAGAATGATTGGTTTAGTCGAAGGTGGCTCACTTTTAGTCCTTCTTTTTATTGCAATGCCCTTGAAATATGGATTTGATATACCCATGGCTGTAAGTATAGTAGGAGCATTACATGGCTTCTTATTCATCGCATATATCTTGTTTGTAGGCTACATTACCTTGAAAATTAGATGGTCTTTCAAATGGGCAACCTGTGCTGTCATTGTCGCATTTATTCCATTTGGTAATATGGTATTTGATAATTACCTGAAAAAAACATCATATGTGAATTAA
- a CDS encoding antibiotic biosynthesis monooxygenase — MYIVHSTFVVPPEKAEEVIGIYHNRSKLVDKAQGFQRFLLLQNEKKQGELTVFMEWDSKEDFIRWVSSDEYKQIHDLEKKYPDKELAAIIPTITKFKVVAN; from the coding sequence ATGTATATCGTGCACTCTACATTTGTTGTGCCTCCCGAAAAGGCAGAAGAGGTCATCGGGATTTATCATAACCGTTCTAAATTGGTGGATAAGGCACAAGGCTTTCAACGCTTTTTGTTACTTCAAAATGAAAAAAAACAAGGAGAGCTTACTGTCTTTATGGAATGGGATTCTAAAGAAGACTTTATTCGCTGGGTTAGCAGTGATGAATATAAGCAAATCCATGATTTGGAGAAAAAGTACCCAGATAAAGAGCTGGCTGCCATCATTCCAACCATTACGAAATTTAAGGTGGTGGCAAATTGA
- a CDS encoding LytTR family DNA-binding domain-containing protein, which yields MKPINVLIVDDNQDSLEIISSFIGELDDYRILDVCNNGEELVDRVMKNKVDVLIADIQMPKKNGMEAIKECLHFQPHLSVIFVTGYEEFAVEAFSISAVDYILKPLEKFRLFQALEKAKSHIERTDNEDMKVTEKRLTVRSNSSTFYIPFDDIIFIEKSGKKCIIYTDKKTIETYENISEIHQQLNESFYRTHRSYVVNLKKLSHITPKNETYFAYFHNHDKYAHISKLKINEVQDLLA from the coding sequence GTGAAGCCAATTAATGTATTAATTGTGGATGATAATCAGGATTCACTTGAGATCATATCGTCTTTTATTGGGGAATTGGACGATTATCGTATTCTCGATGTATGTAACAATGGAGAAGAACTAGTAGACAGAGTAATGAAAAATAAGGTAGATGTATTAATTGCGGACATTCAAATGCCTAAAAAGAATGGGATGGAAGCGATAAAGGAATGCTTGCATTTCCAGCCACATTTATCTGTAATTTTTGTTACAGGCTACGAAGAGTTTGCTGTGGAAGCTTTCTCGATCTCAGCTGTTGATTATATTTTAAAGCCGTTGGAGAAATTTCGATTATTTCAAGCATTAGAGAAGGCAAAATCACATATTGAACGAACAGATAATGAGGATATGAAGGTTACAGAAAAAAGATTAACAGTGCGATCCAATAGCAGCACCTTTTATATTCCGTTTGACGATATTATTTTTATAGAAAAATCAGGGAAAAAGTGTATTATTTATACGGATAAAAAAACGATTGAAACCTACGAAAATATTAGTGAAATTCATCAACAACTCAATGAAAGTTTCTATCGTACCCATCGTTCTTATGTTGTTAATCTCAAAAAACTCTCTCATATTACACCGAAAAACGAGACGTATTTTGCCTATTTTCATAATCATGATAAATATGCTCATATTTCGAAGCTGAAAATAAATGAGGTACAGGACCTGCTTGCTTAG
- a CDS encoding PAS domain-containing sensor histidine kinase, giving the protein MNKAVIFFHSDLKVSSINAGAEEMLKVSGELGNEKHLQDIFHSQLYQSILPDIFSVIETKTFIQKDVQICQQLNQWLRCFIFPNENQHYILLIFDITEERNRKNKEELLIAKKEKAEKQSKTKSNFLAMLSHEIRTPLNSVMGFVQILLDDKEDPLTAKQRIKMKKIGASSKQLLKLINNILELVRMDNSSLDNKSKKYLVNIRKVVDECFQTNQELAKEKHLSLEIEKSAQDIEIEIDSIRFRQVLENLLINAIKYNVIGGQISVYWRVDGRDLAIFVKDTGVGIPDTYLESIFEPFFRVLSKENEIEGTGIGLTLVKQNVQEMNGTLGVYSKQGEGSTFWVKVPVSTSEGKELPLSEAN; this is encoded by the coding sequence TTGAATAAGGCCGTCATTTTCTTTCATTCCGACTTAAAAGTCAGTTCCATTAATGCTGGGGCGGAAGAAATGCTGAAGGTATCTGGAGAATTAGGAAATGAAAAACACCTTCAGGATATTTTTCATTCCCAATTATATCAATCTATTCTTCCCGACATTTTTTCTGTTATAGAAACAAAAACGTTTATCCAAAAGGATGTACAAATATGCCAACAACTAAATCAGTGGCTGAGATGCTTTATTTTTCCAAATGAAAACCAGCATTATATTCTACTTATATTTGATATAACGGAAGAGAGAAATCGCAAAAATAAAGAAGAATTGCTTATCGCCAAGAAAGAAAAAGCAGAAAAACAAAGTAAAACAAAATCGAACTTCCTAGCGATGCTTAGTCATGAGATTAGAACGCCATTAAATTCTGTCATGGGATTTGTGCAAATTTTACTTGATGACAAGGAAGACCCTTTAACAGCTAAGCAAAGAATAAAGATGAAAAAAATAGGAGCTTCTAGTAAACAACTGTTAAAGCTGATAAATAATATTTTGGAATTAGTTCGAATGGACAATTCATCACTTGATAATAAAAGCAAAAAGTATTTAGTCAACATTAGAAAGGTGGTTGACGAATGCTTCCAAACGAATCAAGAGCTCGCAAAAGAAAAGCATCTGTCTTTAGAGATTGAAAAGAGTGCACAAGACATCGAGATTGAAATTGATTCCATCCGTTTTCGACAGGTGTTGGAAAATTTATTAATCAATGCCATCAAATACAATGTAATAGGTGGCCAAATAAGTGTTTATTGGCGAGTAGACGGCAGGGATTTGGCTATATTTGTTAAAGATACTGGAGTAGGAATTCCCGATACGTATCTCGAAAGTATATTTGAGCCATTCTTCCGAGTTTTATCTAAGGAGAATGAGATAGAAGGAACAGGGATAGGACTGACGCTTGTAAAACAAAACGTACAAGAGATGAATGGGACATTGGGTGTATATAGTAAGCAAGGAGAGGGGAGTACCTTTTGGGTTAAGGTGCCTGTTTCCACTTCTGAAGGAAAGGAGCTACCTTTAAGTGAAGCCAATTAA